A genome region from Glutamicibacter arilaitensis Re117 includes the following:
- a CDS encoding LLM class flavin-dependent oxidoreductase, whose translation MKLSILDLAPVEPGSTISDSFKSSVRLAQTAERHGYERIWYAEHHNMPTIASSATSLLISHIAHHTQTIRLGSGGIMLPNHSPLVIAEQFGTLAEIYGDRIDLGLGRAPGTDMTTLRALRRDPSAADSFPHDVLELQAFLAGESRIPTVQATPGAGTNVPLYILGSSLFGAKLAAQLGLPFSFASHFAPAALHEAIRVYREEFTPSEQLAEPYVIAGVGVVAAETAERAHELLEVAKRHRVASFLGRSAKKEFTEAEVDMLMDTPQAQQILDMMRYTAVGTGDQVAEYLRHFASAAQAEELITIHYPTGEQARLDSVMITAEASQLASAK comes from the coding sequence GTGAAGCTTTCTATTTTGGATCTTGCTCCGGTTGAACCTGGATCAACTATTTCCGACTCTTTCAAGTCCTCCGTCCGTTTGGCGCAAACTGCAGAGCGCCATGGGTACGAACGCATCTGGTACGCCGAGCACCACAACATGCCGACCATTGCTTCCAGTGCGACCTCGCTGCTGATCAGCCACATCGCCCACCACACGCAGACGATCCGTCTGGGTTCTGGCGGCATCATGCTGCCTAACCATTCGCCTTTGGTGATTGCCGAGCAGTTCGGCACGTTGGCTGAAATCTATGGCGATCGCATCGACCTGGGTCTGGGACGCGCACCCGGCACCGATATGACCACCTTGCGCGCCCTGCGCCGTGATCCGTCAGCCGCTGATTCCTTCCCACACGATGTACTGGAATTGCAGGCCTTCCTGGCCGGGGAATCCAGGATTCCAACGGTGCAAGCGACCCCCGGCGCCGGAACCAACGTTCCGCTGTATATCTTGGGGTCTTCGCTCTTCGGTGCCAAGCTGGCGGCCCAGCTGGGCCTTCCGTTTTCATTCGCTTCGCACTTCGCACCAGCGGCCTTGCATGAAGCGATCCGCGTCTACCGCGAAGAATTCACCCCGTCCGAGCAGTTGGCCGAGCCATATGTCATTGCCGGAGTGGGCGTAGTTGCCGCGGAAACCGCTGAACGCGCCCATGAGCTGCTGGAAGTGGCCAAGCGCCACCGCGTAGCAAGCTTCCTGGGACGCAGCGCGAAGAAGGAGTTCACCGAAGCAGAAGTGGATATGCTCATGGATACGCCGCAGGCGCAGCAAATCCTCGACATGATGCGTTACACCGCGGTGGGCACCGGAGATCAGGTAGCTGAATACCTGCGCCACTTCGCTTCAGCAGCACAGGCCGAAGAACTGATTACCATTCACTACCCCACCGGCGAGCAGGCTCGTCTGGATTCTGTGATGATTACCGCCGAAGCTTCCCAATTGGCTAGCGCGAAGTAA
- a CDS encoding MFS transporter, protein MNLSVISELRMQPMNHRVLSWNPGLTARLVITVAVSFLLLVGANLATPLYPALQAELHLGAMGTTVAFASYVCSLMLFLSTVGHWSDHIGRRAALVVAVVVSLAGTLVFGSASNLLELCLGRGLQGTGVALATGASAAALRELLPARPEWASRFTLLASSGGVAFGPVLGGLLADFPGGRTTVFTVQAILLLLVLIPLSTLQARPAIAQAERGQRSKALAPRRLGVPSSARSQFWLAALVGFLSFAIFGFVLSLAPGYFAQAFGLESLLAIGLIAGLPLGVSALSQLVVRGGKVLLPVGLGLMASSVILLALAVEHQLLVWSILALVLLGLGQGIAFRTAFASAVDAVSDHQHAQTVSTIYLVTYLGSALPVIALGWAVSVFGQQQSILVFSIFCAVLAAVLASWAMAGQRKAR, encoded by the coding sequence GTGAATTTGTCGGTCATCAGCGAGCTGCGCATGCAACCAATGAATCACCGCGTGCTCTCCTGGAATCCAGGGCTGACCGCCCGACTGGTGATCACCGTAGCCGTCAGCTTCCTGTTGCTGGTAGGCGCCAACCTGGCCACCCCGCTGTACCCAGCCCTTCAAGCTGAACTGCACCTTGGCGCCATGGGAACCACCGTGGCTTTCGCCAGCTATGTCTGTTCGCTGATGCTGTTCCTCTCAACCGTGGGACATTGGTCAGATCATATTGGCCGCCGGGCCGCATTGGTGGTCGCAGTGGTCGTTTCCTTGGCAGGGACCCTGGTCTTCGGATCGGCTAGCAACCTACTGGAGCTGTGCCTTGGCCGCGGACTGCAAGGTACCGGCGTCGCCTTGGCTACCGGTGCCAGCGCTGCCGCGCTGCGTGAACTGCTGCCTGCCCGTCCCGAATGGGCATCGCGCTTCACCCTCCTTGCGTCCTCGGGCGGCGTCGCTTTCGGCCCAGTCCTTGGTGGGCTGTTGGCTGACTTTCCCGGCGGGCGCACCACTGTGTTCACGGTGCAGGCAATCTTATTGTTGCTGGTGCTGATTCCATTGAGCACCTTGCAGGCCCGGCCTGCCATTGCGCAGGCCGAACGCGGGCAACGAAGCAAGGCGCTGGCCCCACGCCGTTTGGGTGTTCCAAGTTCCGCCCGTTCGCAGTTCTGGCTCGCTGCCCTAGTGGGTTTCCTGAGCTTTGCCATCTTCGGCTTTGTATTGTCCTTAGCCCCGGGCTACTTCGCTCAGGCTTTCGGACTGGAGTCGTTGCTGGCTATTGGCTTGATTGCCGGTCTGCCCTTGGGTGTCTCGGCGCTTTCGCAGCTGGTAGTTCGTGGCGGCAAAGTCTTGCTGCCTGTCGGATTGGGTTTGATGGCAAGCTCGGTCATCCTGCTGGCCTTGGCCGTGGAGCACCAGCTTCTGGTGTGGTCCATCCTTGCGCTGGTTCTCTTGGGTCTGGGCCAGGGCATCGCCTTCCGCACCGCGTTTGCTTCAGCCGTTGACGCCGTAAGCGACCATCAGCACGCCCAAACCGTCTCTACGATTTACCTGGTGACCTACCTTGGCAGTGCTCTTCCAGTGATCGCGCTGGGTTGGGCTGTTAGCGTCTTCGGACAGCAGCAGAGCATTCTTGTGTTCTCCATCTTCTGCGCCGTACTGGCGGCCGTGCTGGCTAGCTGGGCCATGGCAGGACAGCGCAAAGCACGCTGA
- a CDS encoding Lrp/AsnC family transcriptional regulator, with amino-acid sequence MVRLDDVDLKVLLSLIKDPRIQISELADEVGVARNTAQSRLRRLQRAEILRDGGRDIDLSKLGYDVLAFVTLEVNHRDLDSVVTALRQIPSVLEIHETSGRGDVWVRLIATDTHQLQSALRQILRVKGVTRSETTFALHTHLAYRAAPLLEHYAEHDH; translated from the coding sequence ATAGTGCGATTAGACGATGTAGACCTGAAAGTACTGCTCTCCTTGATCAAGGACCCACGCATCCAAATCTCTGAACTCGCAGATGAGGTGGGTGTTGCGCGCAACACAGCGCAGTCGCGTTTACGCCGTTTGCAGCGTGCGGAAATCCTTCGCGACGGCGGCCGCGACATCGACTTGAGCAAGCTGGGCTACGACGTACTCGCCTTCGTAACCCTGGAAGTGAATCACCGCGATCTGGATTCCGTAGTGACCGCACTGCGCCAGATCCCCAGCGTGCTGGAAATCCACGAGACTTCCGGGCGGGGTGACGTGTGGGTAAGGCTTATCGCCACCGACACCCACCAGCTGCAATCTGCACTACGCCAGATTTTGCGTGTCAAGGGTGTCACCCGTTCAGAAACGACCTTCGCGCTGCATACGCATTTGGCTTACCGTGCCGCTCCGCTGCTGGAACACTATGCCGAACATGACCACTAG